A stretch of DNA from Chloroflexota bacterium:
GGCCGGCCTTGCTGTGGCCCTGTTCATGGGCGGGTTCTGGCTGATGATCGGGCTGGCGCCGTTCACGACGACGCTCCTGACTGCCACGACGGCGGCCATCGTCGGCTTCATGTTGCCGAGCATCTGGCTCGGGCGGGCTATCAAGAAACGTCAGTACCTGATGAAGAAGGCGCTGCCGGACGCGCTCGACCTGATCACCATCGGCGTGAGCGCTGGCCTCTCGTTCGACGGGGCCATCGGCGAGATCCTGGAGAAGTGGGACAACGATCTCAGCTTCGAGTTCTCGACCATGCTTGGCGAGCTGCGGATGGGCGCAGGCCGCCGGCAGGCGCTCCTGAATCTCGCGGATCGCACCCAGGTGGACGAGATCCAGATCATGACCAGCCAGTTGATCCAGGCGGACGAGCTGGGCATGAGCCTGACCGAGACGCTGCTGACCCTGGCGAACCAGATGCGCCTGCGCCGTCGCCAGCACGCGGAGGAGCTGGCCCACAAGGCGGCGGTCAAGATGCTGATCCCGCTGGTCTTCCTGATCTTCCCGGCCCTGTTCGTGGTGATCCTCGGTCCGGCCGCTCAGGACCTCTTCTCCTTCTTCTCAAACGGCCCGAACTAGTGGCTCGGCAGGCCTGAATCGCAGGGCTGCTCGGTGCCCATCCTCAACCTGACAGCAGCGAGAAACGCGCTCCCGTCCGTCATCCCGACCGCGGCGAGGAACGAGCGGAGAGGGATCTTCCCCAGGTGAGGGACGGCTGACGAGGAAGATCCCTCGACTGCGTTCGCACGCTCACTCCGCTCGGGATGACGGTGACGGGAGCAGCCTCACTCCGCTCGGGATGACGGGGGAAGCGTCGGCAGGAACTCAGCCCGGCAGTTCACGACTGACAGGCCACGAGGCGGCCTGCCATACTGGAGCAGGCACGTCATGCCCAAGACCGTTCGCATCACCAACCTCAGCCGCTCGGTGGAGCTTGCCGACCACGCCGGCCTCGCCGACGGCTTCCTCAGTCGGCTGCGTGGCCTGCTTGGCCGCACTGACCTGCCGGCCGGTGATGGACTGGTCATCGTGCCCTGCAACTCCGTCCACATGTGGGGCATGAAGATCCCGTTGGACGTGGTGTACCTCGACCGCCAGGGGACGGTGCTGCGGCTGGTGACCGACCTCCGGCCGGGTCGGCTCGGCCCGTACGTGCGGCGGGCGCACACCGTGTTGGAGCTGCCGGTTGGGTCCATCGCCGAGAGCGGCACCGAGGTCGGGGATCAGGTGGCCGTGGAGCGCGTGGCCTGAGCGTCTCACGAGTGGAGCCAGCGTCTGGGGTGAAACATCCGACGCGCGCGATGGCCGGCCGTATACTCTCCTGAGTGGACGAACACGGCGGCAGCGGACGCGGCGGACGCTCCATCGACGACGGGCAGCAGCCCGAGCGGCGAGCGCTCTCCGATCAGCAGTACACCTGGGGCGGCAGGCCCGGCGAGGACTTCGGGCCGATAGCGCCGCCGACGCCAGCGCAAGACCCTGGCACCGCCCGCGAGACGCTCGGTCAGCAGCGCGCGGACCAGCCGCCGGCACGCTTCGGGATGCCGCCAGAGGCGCACACCACCTCGGCTGAGGCAGCGCCGACGATCCAACTGCCGCGTTCCGCACCACGTCCGGTCCGGGCGCGGCCGGCGCTCTGGCGACCGATGTTATTGCTTGGAGTCGGCCTGCTGGTGCTGGTCGGGCTGGTGGGCGGCGTGCTGCTGGCGA
This window harbors:
- a CDS encoding DUF192 domain-containing protein; the encoded protein is MPKTVRITNLSRSVELADHAGLADGFLSRLRGLLGRTDLPAGDGLVIVPCNSVHMWGMKIPLDVVYLDRQGTVLRLVTDLRPGRLGPYVRRAHTVLELPVGSIAESGTEVGDQVAVERVA